Proteins encoded within one genomic window of Ascaphus truei isolate aAscTru1 chromosome 8, aAscTru1.hap1, whole genome shotgun sequence:
- the LOC142501891 gene encoding proton channel OTOP2-like, with amino-acid sequence MIPREMSNALMNSTTMSSLHVPDVKAKETTCSQDSLFSSVSSDSSSLANETEAWHHATSHPRTAVLLSLLYLTLLTFFGSSVLLAEMHHHNQQSQNVHGFLTVLMLTSSAWMLWFGWKSAKNKKIKIYQDHHAGASWLKGGLCLFALATLVLDCLTLGYYHELHQCTSVLITSFPVVQAIFTVIQVSLLSFYAKVCIQDKQHLNRFGLMHTLATNILMWMSVVLDESMKQLEEIYDAKQENINSVQSARIHTNSCVCITDLCHIFSEGAAYLHPFNIEFSLFSSTMLYVIWKNTGKMPCSTALTGHGKGTLQINGAFVGLILGAFAISATFGVMISFGVLAKSPGTVPEALRIYYIFNSVLLSAMFIASVMGMITYRLQKSPSFVDKSKSVVRSLDITLLLGSSCGPLMVSVFSLVAIFFLHIDGNLYLLDLCFSLCKTIQVLGQNLFITEALYDGPVQKKSLTSREKIFSISRDPTSEMEQHRPSNECGIRAPCSELEASVHSSNILVDLQKDVPKNLLVGSSLTNISQKRQTLNADGKQSFLSTRRKILQNISILLICYNISVWILYAYGTRPHLVSQIEQSFYGFTLWVIIVKMSLPLGIFYRMHSVASLFEVYCNICEAAAD; translated from the exons ATGATTCCCAGGGAGATGAGTAATGCACTTATGAACTCTACTACAATGAGCTCTCTCCATGTTCCTGATGTTAAAGCCAAAGAAACCACCTGTTCCCAGGACTCTTTGTTTTCAAGCGTTAGCAGTGATAGCAGCAGCTTGGCGAACGAGACGGAGGCATGGCACCACGCAACTTCCCATCCAAGAACCGCGGTCCTGCTTTCTCTGCTCTACCTTACTCTTCTAACATTTTTTGGTAGCTCCGTTCTGTTGGCGGAAATGCATCATCACAACCAACAAAGCCAGAATGTCCACGGGTTCCTCACGGTGCTCATGCTGACTTCCTCAGCCTGGATGCTCTGGTTTGGGTGGAAATctgctaaaaataaaaaaattaaaatataccaGGATCATCATGCTGGAGCCAGTTGGTTAAAAG GTGGATTGTGCCTTTTTGCGTTGGCTACACTAGTACTTGACTGTTTGACCCTTGGATATTATCATGAATTACACCAGTGCACATCAGTACTCATCACGTCTTTTCCAGTAGTTCAAGCTATATTTACTGTCATACAG GTATCACTCCTTTCATTTTATGCTAAAGTCTGCATCCAGGATAAACAGCACCTTAACAG GTTTGGCCTGATGCATACGCTTGCCACCAATATATTAATGTGGATGAGTGTAGTCCTGGATGAGTCCATGAAGCAGTTAGAGGAAATATATGATGCCAAACAGGAAAACATCAATTCAGTACAAA GTGCTAGAATACACACAAATAGTTGTGTCTGCATCACCGACCTGTGCCATATTTTCTCTGAAGGAGCTGCTTACTTGCATCCATTTAACATTGAGTTCAGCCTTTTCTCTTCAACAATGCTGTATGTAATATGGAAGAATACTGGGAAAATGCCTTGTTCTACAGCACTTACAGGACACGGCAAAGGCACCCTGCAGATTAATGGAGCCTTTGTGGGCCTCATTTTGGGCGCATTTGCCATTTCCGCAACCTTTGGAGTTATGATTTCCTTTGGTGTTCTTGCCAAATCCCCAGGAACAGTTCCAGAAGCATTACGCATCTACTACATCTTTAACTCTGTGTTGCTGTCTGCTATGTTCATTGCTTCTGTGATGGGTATGATCACTTACCGACTCCAGAAGAGTCCTTCATTTGTTGACAAATCCAAAAGTGTAGTTAGGAGCCTGGACATTACTCTTCTGTTGGGAAGCTCCTGTGGACCATTGATGGTCTCAGTATTTTCTTTAGTGGCCATCTTCTTCCTACACATTGACGGAAATCTCTATCTCCTGGACCTTTGTTTCTCTCTTTGTAAAACCATCCAAGTACTTGGCCAAAACCTCTTCATTACTGAGGCGCTGTATGATGGACCTGTccaaaaaaaaagtttgacatcCAGAGAGAAGATCTTCTCTATATCTCGAGATCCAACCAGTGAAATGGAACAACATAGACCGAGCAATGAATGTGGAATCAGGGCCCCGTGTTCAGAGCTTGAAGCCAGTGTACATAGCTCAAACATCTTGGTGGACTTGCAGAAAGACGTTCCTAAAAACTTACTAGTCGGAAGCAGCCTCACAAATATATCTCAGAAAAGGCAGACCCTAAATGCTGATGGAAAACagtcatttttaagcaccaggaGGAAGATATTACAAAACATTTCAATTCTCTTGATCTGTTACAACATATCA GTTTGGATTCTCTACGCCTACGGAACTCGCCCACATTTGGTGAGCCAAATTGAGCAGTCCTTCTACGGCTTCACCCTGTGGGTCATCATTGTGAAAATGTCTCTGCCGTTGGGAATTTTTTACCGCATGCATTCAGTTGCCAGTTTATTTGAAGTTTACTGCAACATATGTGAAGCAGCTGCCGACTGA